From the genome of Psychrobacter sp. M13:
ATAAAAATAAGCGGCTAGGCCATAAATAGTATCGTTAGCGGCATGAATAACTTCTTCTTCGCTTGAGAAGGTAAATATCGGTGCGATAGGGCCAAATATCTCTTCACTTGCGATATCCATGTCGCTGCTAATATCGCTGATTACCGTCGGGTTATAACTGAGCGCTGAGGCATTATTAGTGCTGCCACCAGTGATTAAAGTGGCCCCTTTATCCAAAGCGTCTTTTAGTAATGCTTGTACTTTCTCTAGTGCTTTTTCATTAATTAAAGGACCGACGTTAACCCCTTCATCTAGCCCATTACCGACTTTTAGCTCAGCGACTTTTTTGATGAAGATGTCTAAGAATTTTTCTTTGATGCTGTCCTGTACATAGACACGGTTGGCACAAACACACGTCTGACCTGCATTGCGATACTTAGAAGCAATCAAGCCATCAGCAGCTTTGTCTAAATCGGCATCTTCAAAGACGATAAAAGGCGCGTTACCGCCCAGCTCTAGCGATAGCTTTTTGATCGTTGGCGCACACTGCGCCATTAAGGTACGACCGACTTCGGTAGACCCTGTAAAGGAGAGTTTATGGATACGCGCATCACCGGTTAGGATGTCGCCGATGACTGAAGACTTACCGGTAACCACTTGAATCACGCCAGCTGGAATACCCGCTTGCTCAGCTAAAGCGACTATAGCTAGTGCCGAAAACGGAGTTTCGGTAGCAGGCTTGATAATCATCGTACAACCTGCTGCCAGTGCCGGTGCCGCTTTACGAGTAATCATCGCTGCAGGAAAGTTCCAAGGAGTAATCGCCGCACAAACCCCAGCAGGCTGCTTTAGAATGACATAGCGCAGCTCTGCTTTGCTAGAAGGAATGACATCACCATAGACTCGTTTGCCTTCTTCAGCGAACCAACGAATAAAACTATTGGCATAACCAATCTCGCCGCGAGATTCGCTCAGAGGCTTACCTTGCTCAACGGTCATGATAATCGCTAGATCTTCGAGGTTAGCATCAATAAGATCAGCCCACTTCTGTAATAGTGTGCTACGCTCTTGCGCGGTTTTGGCCGTCCAGGCAACTTGAACCTCGTGAGAATAGCTCACCGCATCATTGACATCTTGGGTCGTCAGGCTTGGAACAGTACCAATGACATCGCCACTAAACGGATTGGTGACGTCAATAGTGGCAGCATCACTGGCCGCATACCAGCCATCTTTGATAAGGCACTGCTGCTTAAATAAGCTTGGATCAGATAAATTGAATGCTGTTGTTGCTGAGGTGTTTGACATCAAAACGCTCCTTGTCGTTAAGCTTTACTACAAGCTTATTGATTTTATTATTCGTTCGTTTATACAGAATATAAGCTATGATTCAATAAATGATTGATAACCAGTACTTTGTTCTATACTATACATTGTTCAATATGTTGAACACGTGTTCTATATATGAGACTCATTATAGGAACGATAGGCTGTACTTTGCAACCTTTATTATTAATAATATTATGATGACTTTGGTCGCCATTTTTAGGGCATAGGAAATATATGAGCACTACCGCCGTTCCCGCTTTGGACAAGACTTTTCAAATATTAGATTTGATTACTGATAGTGGTCAGCCGCTAACAGCTGCGCATATCGCTCGGCAATTAGACTTGCCTCGTAGCTCTACTCATAATATTTTACAAAGTTTGCTCGCCAAACATGTGATCTACAAAGACGCTGATAGTCGCTTTCATTTGGGCTCCTATCTATTATATTGGGCCGGTAAATATGAGCAGCAGCAAGGTGTTATACAGTTATTCAAAGACTTAATTATCCAGTATCCTGTATTACTACAGCATACGGTGACTTTATCCAAGCTTGACTTGGGTGAGGTGGTGTTTTTGGCCTGTCATGAAGCTCCTGCCTCTTTAGGATTTACTTTCCGTGCTGGCGTACGAGTGCCTGCGGTGTTTTCGGCTACGGGTAAAGCTATGCTCTCTACCCTATCTATGCAGACTATTGAGTCTATATATGAAAGCAAGTTTCCTTCGCCCATCACCCAAAATGGTGTAGATAGCTTTGTCAAATTATCTGCTGAGCTTAGCACTATTAACGGTAGTCGTATCTCGCTCGACGATGGACAGCTACGCGATGGCATGTATTGCTTAGGCACTTATATCCGCAATGCTTCAGGCAATGCTACTATAGGGATGGCAGTCAGCTTTTTGCAAGCAGAGTACGAGTCCAAACGAGCTGAGGTCAGTGCCGCTCTCATTGAGCTGGCTGAACAGATAGAGCAGCGTCTGGGCTTTCATGCCGCGCACTCAGCATAACTGGATAATGTTACGCCTAAACACTCCCTTAATTAGCAAGACTGTAAAGGAGTAACTACTAAACAATACCATCCGCTATAAGCTTAGCAATCATCTCGCTGTCATAGCCAAGTGATGCCAGCGTACTATCGGTATGCTCACTCAATCGTGGTGGCGGCGTACGATAACTGACGGGCGATGCTGATAGCTTAATCGGATTTCCTAATGCTCGCACTGGACTACCTTGTGCAGCAAAATCTACAACCATCTCACGCGCCTGCGCTTGTGGCATAGCCAAGGCTTCAGCGACATTATGAATAGCACCCGCAGGGACACCTGCTTGTGATAATGTCCGTAACCAATACGCCCGAGGCTGCTGAGCAAACTTTTTACTTAACCATTCACACAGTAGTTTGCGATGCTTTACTCGTGCTGGATTAGTAGCAAAACGCTCATCCCGCTGCCAACTAACCTCTAATATTGCGCATAGCTTAGCGAACTGGCTGTCGTTGCCACAAGCTAGGATAAAGTGCTGATCGCCCTCGCCTGCGAACACTTGATAAGGGACAATATTAGGATGCTGATTGCCAAGTCTGGGCGGTACTTCACCAGATGCTAAATGATTCATACCGACATTAGCTAGCATCGCCAGCGCACTATCGAGCAGTGCCACATCGACATGCTGTCCACGCCCGCTATGTTGCCGTGCTATCAAGGCAGCTTGAATACCTATCGTCAGCTGCAAACCTGCAAATAAGTCAACGACGGCGACCCCAACTTTGTGCGGTTCACCAGCGCTCGGTCCAGTAATACTCATCAATCCTGATAGCCCTTGGATAATATAATCATAACCGGGCAGCTTAGCATCAGGGCCAGTTTGCCCAAAACCAGTCAAAGATGCATATATCAAGCGTGGATGGTCTTGCTTAAGACTGGCGTAATCCAAACCATATTTCTTTAGACCTCCAACCTTAAAGTTCTCTACCAAAATATCGCTATCGGCTATCAGCTGTTTAATAATATTTTGCCCAGCTGGCGTAGTGATATCCACAGTGAGTGATTTTTTATTGCGATTAATCGTCGCATAATACGCTGAAGTCTCATCACTAAAAGCAGGCGGTGCCCAATGTCGCGTCTCATCACCAATATGTGGACGCTCGACTTTTATGACTTCTGCGCCTAAATCCGCCAATACTTGAGTGCACGATGGCCCTGCTAATACTCTAGATAAATCTAAAACTTTGATACCGTGCAAAGCACCATTATCAATGTTGTTATTACTGGCACTATTATCACTATTGGCATTAACCGTATTTGTGGTCATAAAACCTCCTATATCTTAATAAGTCTTTGCGCACTTTTCTTCAGCGATTCATTATTTTTTACTTAAAAGCTGCTATTAATAATTGATAAGCGCTTTTGATAGATTTTTTGGTAATCAATAGCCAATAAAAAGCGTACGTTACTGGACGCTATACTAAGAGCTGAACAGTAGCGCACGCTTTTTATGATTAGCTAAGACGTCTTAATAAAACGCTTGGATACCCGTCTGAGCACGACCTAAGATAAGCGCATGAATATCATGAGTGCCCTCATAAGTGTTGACCGCTTCTAAGTTCATGACGTGACGGATGATATGAAACTCATCAGAGATACCATTACCACCATGCATGTCACGGGCGACACGGGCGATATCGAGCGCTTTGCCGCAGTTATTACGCTTAATCAGCGATATCATCTCAGGCGCTGCATTATGCTCATCCATCAGGCGGCCGACCCGTAGCGCCGCTTGCAAACCAAGAGTAATCTCCGTTTGCATATTGGCAAGCTTGAGCTGTATTAGCTGAGTCGCTGCTAGCGGACGACCAAATTGCTTACGATCTAAGGTATATTGACGTGCTGCTTTCCAGCAGAATTCTGCAGCCCCCATTGAGCCCCATGCAATGCCGTAGCGAGCTTTGTTTAAACAACCAAAAGGGCCTTTGAGTCCACGAATATCTGGAAAGGCATTAGCTTCAGGGACGAACACTTTGTCCATGACAATCTCGCCAGTCACCGAGGCACGTAGTGAAAACTTACCGCTAATTTTGGGTGCTGATAAGCCTTTCATGCCTTTTTCTAATATAAAGCCACGGATAATACCCTCATCATCCTTAGCCCAAACGACGAATACATCAGCGATAGGACTGTTGGTAATCCACATCTTTGTGCCAGTCATCTCATAACCGCCAGTGACTTTGCGTGCACGCGTTGACATAGAGGCAGGATCTGAGCCTGAGTCCGGCTCAGTCAAGCCAAAGCAGCCTACGTATTCGCCAGACGCTAATTTTGGCAAGAATTTTTCTCGTTGCTCCTCAGTGCCGTACTCATAGATAGGATGCATAACCAAGCTTGACTGCACACTCATCGCTGAGCGGTAGCCTGAGTCAACCGCTTCCACTTCTTTAGCCAGTAAACCATAAGCAACACTGGACATACCCGCGCAATCATAGCCCTCAATAGTCACACCAAGCAGACCCATCTCACCCATTTGACGCATGATATTACGATCGAAAACCTCATTGCGATTGGCCTCAACGATATTAGGCATCAGCTCTTTTTGAAAAAACTGGTGCGCGGTATCGGTGACCATACGCTCTTCATCCGTTAACTGATCGCGTAATAAAAACGGATCTTCCCAATCGAAACTTGGGCTGGTAGTAGTACGTAGGCTAGTAGGTTCTGTCATATCGTGCTCCTTGACGGGTTTGCGTAACATAGGTGTTGATAGGGGGTAAAACGCTATATTTATAATAGAACTGTGAATATGAGTATTAAGCGTTAGTTTACTTATCTTAAATTTGCTGCTTGCTTTATCAGTTCCACTATGCGAAACTTAGTTTCATATTATGAAACCATTTAAGCAGAATTATAGACTGCTGTAAACCCCTATCGCTAACTATGGCTATAAAATGATAAAAAACACGCTTTTATTAGAGAACATTAATAACCAGCTCATACACAGTAAAGAAGCTGAAGATCGGCGATTTATCACCGCGCTTGGCCGTGGTTTACTGTTGCTCTCTGCATTTGAGCATCAACCGCAAATAAGCCATCAACAGTTGTGTCAGATGACTGGGCTACCCAAAGCCACCGTTACGCGACTGATTTATACGTTGACTACCCTTGGATTCTTGCGTACCACTGCGCAGGGTCAATATCAGCTAGGCAGCAGTGCGGTTCGTTTAAGCGCTAGCGCTTGGAGTCAGCATGATTTGGTGGCATTTGCAGAGCCTCTATTGCGTCAGTTTGCGTTAGACAATGAAGTGTCAGTGAATTTAGCCACCGAGATTGAAGGAGAGATGCGTTATTTAGCCTGCTATCGTAGCCCTGCACGGCTATCGGTAAATCTGCAAGTGGGCTCCGCTGTCCCTATTGCTGATACCGCTATTGGTCGGGCATTTTATGCCGTAAGCTCATTGACTAGACAGAGTGTTATTGATGCTAATTTGCGAAATCGACTCAGTGAAGCGAATGCTCTTCAGGCAAGAGCGACTCTAGTAAAATCAGCGCAGTATCACCAAACTCACGGCTATACACTATCTGATGGCGAGTATTCAGCAGATATCTTAGCAGTAGCCGTTGGGGTATTTGATGTGACGACAGGACAGTATGGCTACTCGTTGAACGCTAGTGTGCCAAGAGCGAACTGGGATGCAAAGGAATATGCAGCAATGATAGTGCCTAAGTTGCAGACATTGGCTGAACAGATTGGGAATGGGATTTAAATAAAAGTAGCATAGCGATATCTATTCCATCAACTTTCCATGTAACTTTATTGAAATAATAAAGTATATGCGTATGATTAAATATAACTTCATTGATATTGGATAGCATAATCATGATTAGTTATAATAAACATCTAGCAGAATCGTCCTTATTCCTGAGCATAGGTTTAGCACTTGCGTTATCACTTAGCGGTTGTCAGCCCAGTAATAACCGTGACGCTACAGACAGCATTCAAACTGATAGTCCAACTCAGACTGATAATTCAGATGCCAGTACTGCTACTACTCCAGCGCCCATCGCCACGCAAATAGAGTTCCCGCACTATATTAAAGGCTGGCCTACTCTGCTTCATCCGATCTCGCCACTTAGCTTGACTGCTGAGCAGGATGAAAGTTTAAGTAGCACAAAATCTAGGGATAAATGGCAACCTACCATTTTTGCAGAAACGGAGCCTTATACCTATCAAACCTACATCAGTAATATCGTCTTTGAAGACCTCGCAACTGGCGTAGAAAAAAAGTTATTGGTTGACGATAGCTTTATTATCCGTAGTATCTTTATTCCTCATGTCACCAGAAAACGTATTTTAAAAATAAATTCAAATGATGATGCTATTGTGGACGCTAATATCGTGAAAGATATAGAGTCTGATAATGCTACAGACGAAGTTTATAGAACGCCGCGTTTTGAGACCGTAAACACTTTATTTAAGCATGCTATCTATCATATTAATGAGACGCCAAATCAAAAAGATGCCAAAGATAAAAATTTATTTAAACAGCAAGCGCTATATATGAGTGACGATAAAGGGGATAAGTTGCTCAAACTGCATCCTGATAATGAATTTATCCAAACCACCAAATGGCTACCTCAACTATCGCGTTATTATTTTATCACTCACTCAGACAGTGACGGTAATGGACTTATCGATGATAAAGATCAGACTCATAACTATCAAATTGATTTCTCTAAAAGCACGCCAGCGGTCAAAGGCTATGACTTTGAAAATAGCAGCGATTGAGCGTGTGTGCATATCATAGCAGTAGCTTGACTATAGTTTACGTGCCATATGAATAGCGACAATGCCAAAGCTTAAGCGCTCAAAATTGACCTCACCAAAGCCAATATCTTTCATCTCTTGCGCTAAGACTTCGGCACTAGGGAAGTCTTTTACGCCCTTAAGCAAGTACTGATAAGCTGAGCTGTCACCACCCGTTGCCAGCCAACCAATCAGTGGCATTACCACTGACATATATCCTAAATATAATTTATGAATCCAGTTAATAGGAATGTTAGAAGCTTCTAAAACGACTAGCCTACCCTCTGCTTTTAATACTCGATAAGCTTCTTGCAATGCCTTATGTCTATCACATATTTTCAATCCTAAAGAGATAGATACCACATCTTGGCTGGCGCTCTCAATCTGTATCATATTTTCAGCGTCTAAAGGCATAAATGAAGTGTTCGCACTGTAGTTAGTCATTTTCTCTTTAGCCTTATCCAGCATTTGCACACTTATATCTGAGACGATAATATGATGCAAGTTATCCGTAGCACTACTAAATTGCCGCTGTTGCAAAATTCGATAGACGATATCACCTGTACCTGAAGCCACATCTAATAGGTTTTGCCAAGGCGCGTTGCCAATGATATAGGCAACCCTACGCTTCCAAAACCTATGAATACCAAAACTAAATAAATCACAAAGGATATCGTAGCGATTGGCAATACGACCGAATACATCATCATCTTTTGGCGTGAAATCAGCAGAATTATTCATAATAAGTGGGTGTACCTAGAATAGAGAATAGTGTAAATAATAAAGGTAACAAGTGCGTCAAATACTTGTTACCTTTATTAAAACGATAACTCATCAAACTTTAATCCAAACTTCATCAGATACTTACGTAAACGATCGCTGTCATTAGGGTTTTTGAGTTTATTGCGGGAGTTGGCATAGAGGTAGCGCCCTGCTGCTGCTTGATTTTTATGATCAATACAAACATTAATAACATAAGCCAATTGTATAGCGTCAAAAGGATCGATAGACTCAAGCATTTCTTCGTCAAGATATTGGCTTAAAAGCTCATGGCTACCCTGCTCTAATAGTTCACTATCTAACCCTGTTTCAGGTTTATTTTTACTTAGGCTATTTTTAGATTGTATGTCTATCGATGATGACCATAGCTCAGTCAAACGTTCAATCTCTGCCTGCACATCCACTGCTCTAATGACTTTACTATCGGCAAGTGTGGTTAAGCGAATCATACTAGCAGTCAAATCTCGAAAGTTACCTTGCCATGTTGCCTGCGGACTAATTGCAAAGTCCTCATACGACTGTCGCGCACTCAGTTCAAAACGATATTGCTGCTGCTGCTCACTGCCTAGGCGTGCCAACTCATAATCGATATTAGCGGGCAAATCCTCTAACCGATCCTTAAGCGATGGCAAAAAGAACGTCCACGTATTCAACCGCGCAAACAAATCCGCACGAAACTCGCCATTGGCGACTGCTTGGCGCAAGTCCTTATTGGTGCCTGCCATTAACTGAAACGAGACGTTAATCGGCGTATCACTACCTAATGGATAAAAGCGCTGTTCCTCTAGTGCGGTCAATAGCATGGCTTGCTCATCAAGACCCAGCTCGCCTATTTCATCTAAGAATAACAGACCACCATCGGCAGATTTTAGCAGCCCTTCCCGACTAGCAGCAGCGCCTGTAAACGCACCCTTCACATGACCGAATAATACACTCATTGCGGTATCACCACGTAGCGTTGCGCAATTAACCTCAACGAATTTATCGAGCGCATATTTAGCTTGGGTAGCGCTATCGGCTTTCGCCTTTTTAATGGCATAGATTTGGCTGGCCAGCTGCGACTTACCTGCCCCTGTCGCACCCATTAATAGTATTGGCGCTGTTGAACGAGTGGCGACCTTTTCAATATCAGATATCAATTGCTTATAAGCAGCATTTTGGGTAACTAGATTGGCTTGCAATGTTTGCCAATGCTGTGCCTTTTCCGCCTCAAAACGCGCCCGTAAGCTGTCATAACGCGAAACGTCTAAATCGATAACTTGATAACGGCCTTGCGGGTCCGCTTGGTCAGGCCTAGGACAAGGCGAGGTTTGAATAAAGTTCGCAGGAATAAATCCCGCTTCAACTAATAAAAACCAGCAAATCTGCGCTACGTGAGTGCCCGTGGTGAGATGCAGTAGATAATCGGTCTGCGCATTGAAGTTAAAGCTTGCGACAAAGTCATAAAGTTCGGCATAGACATCAGCGAAATCCCACGGGCTTGATAGCGCCACATGATGACCAATTACTTGCGTTTGCGGACTAACTCTCGCTACGTCATCAACCACTATCTTAAACAGTCGCTTATCACGCCTGCTATAGAGAATGTGCAACTCATCAACGAGTAGTTCATCATGCAAGCCTAAGCTAACTGTCGGACGCCAGCGCTGCCAACGCTTATCATTAAATCCGTTATCTAAGGTGGTGCCGAGAAAGCCTATAACGGCGGTTTTATTAGTCATTTAATTAAGTAGCCTAATATCAGATAAGCTAATATCTTATATTAAATTCTATTATTATAGAAATATATCTAACATTTTAATTTTATATAAATTTAGCGCAACTTATTTCAATCTAACTAACAAATATTTATTTAAAACAAATCAATAACTTATAAATTTAAATCAAAACTATTTAAAACTTGGCACACCCTTAGCAGTATATAAAGTACAGATAAATCATTTTATAAGCTAAGGAGCAAACACATGCAACCCTCTAACCATAATGTAATCCAAGAAGGTGGTACGCCGATTCGTCTATGGACGCAAGGTGTCCCTGTCGAAGACCAAGCTCGCGAGCAGCTGATTAATACCTCAAAAATGCCGTTTATCTATAAATGGATGGCAGTGATGCCCGATGTACATTTGGGTATGGGTGCGACTATCGGTAGCGTGATTCCGACCAAAGAAGCGATTATCCCAGCAGCGGTCGGTGTCGATATCGGTTGTGGCATGATGGCAGTGCAAACCACGCTGAATGCCAATGATTTGCCTGATAACTTGCTGGGTCTACGTACCGAGCTTGAAAAAGCCATTCCGCACGGACGTACGCCACGTGGACGTCGCGATAAAGGTTCATGGACAAATCCTGATGATACGGTAATGAATGGCTGGGGAACGCTAGCGGATGACTTTAACTATCTATGCCAAAAGCATCCGCGTCTAAAAAATACCAATAACCTAAAGCATTTGGGAACGCTAGGTACTGGTAACCACTTTGTCGAAGTATGCTTGGATGAGACCAATCAAGTATGGATTATGCTGCATTCAGGCTCACGCGGTGTCGGTAACGCCATCGGTCGCTATTTTATTGAGCTAGCCCGTGAGGATATGCGTAAGTGGTTTATCAACTTGCCTGATAAAGATTTGGCTTATTTTGCAGAAGGTACGGAACACTTTGATGACTATTGGTTTGCCGTGGGTTGGGCGCAGCGTTTTGCCTTTAAAAACCGTGAAATCATGATGGAAAACGCGATTAAAGCGCTCCGCCAAATCATCACTAAGCCTTTTGATGCCAAGGTTAAAGCAGTGAACTGTCACCATAACTATGTGGAAAAAGAAGAGCATTACGGCGAATCCGTGTTTGTCACTCGTAAAGGCGCAGTGCGTGCCCGCATTGGTGAATACGGTATCATCCCAGGCTCAATGGGCGCAAAATCCTTTATCGTACGTGGTAAAGGCAACGAAGAATCGTTCTGCTCCTGCTCACATGGCGCAGGTCGGGTGATGTCAAGGACGCAAGCGAAAAAGCAATTTACCGTAGCGGATCAAATTGCCCAAACCGAAGGCGTAGAATGCCGTAAAGATGCCTCAGTCATTGATGAAATTCCGGCAGCATATAAGAACATCGATGACGTAATGCACGCTCAACGTGACTTGGTGGAAATAGTACATACCTTGCGGCAGGTGGTTTGTGTTAAAGGTTAAATGAGAGATGAGAGATGATTAGAGGTTATGCGCTTAGCTAAAAAAGCAAAAGCTTAAAAAGCATGGCCTCAACATTTGAGTTCTTTAAACGCTGGTAAATATGCTTTTCATAATTTTGCTTTTTTTTAAGAGCTTAGCTCGGTGCTCGTCCCTCGCACATAAGCACAGCTTTCGTGTCTTACGTAGGTTGGTGTCGAGGAACGAGACCCAACAAATTGCTAAATTAAATCGT
Proteins encoded in this window:
- a CDS encoding IclR family transcriptional regulator yields the protein MIKNTLLLENINNQLIHSKEAEDRRFITALGRGLLLLSAFEHQPQISHQQLCQMTGLPKATVTRLIYTLTTLGFLRTTAQGQYQLGSSAVRLSASAWSQHDLVAFAEPLLRQFALDNEVSVNLATEIEGEMRYLACYRSPARLSVNLQVGSAVPIADTAIGRAFYAVSSLTRQSVIDANLRNRLSEANALQARATLVKSAQYHQTHGYTLSDGEYSADILAVAVGVFDVTTGQYGYSLNASVPRANWDAKEYAAMIVPKLQTLAEQIGNGI
- the rtcR gene encoding RNA repair transcriptional activator RtcR, with the translated sequence MTNKTAVIGFLGTTLDNGFNDKRWQRWRPTVSLGLHDELLVDELHILYSRRDKRLFKIVVDDVARVSPQTQVIGHHVALSSPWDFADVYAELYDFVASFNFNAQTDYLLHLTTGTHVAQICWFLLVEAGFIPANFIQTSPCPRPDQADPQGRYQVIDLDVSRYDSLRARFEAEKAQHWQTLQANLVTQNAAYKQLISDIEKVATRSTAPILLMGATGAGKSQLASQIYAIKKAKADSATQAKYALDKFVEVNCATLRGDTAMSVLFGHVKGAFTGAAASREGLLKSADGGLLFLDEIGELGLDEQAMLLTALEEQRFYPLGSDTPINVSFQLMAGTNKDLRQAVANGEFRADLFARLNTWTFFLPSLKDRLEDLPANIDYELARLGSEQQQQYRFELSARQSYEDFAISPQATWQGNFRDLTASMIRLTTLADSKVIRAVDVQAEIERLTELWSSSIDIQSKNSLSKNKPETGLDSELLEQGSHELLSQYLDEEMLESIDPFDAIQLAYVINVCIDHKNQAAAGRYLYANSRNKLKNPNDSDRLRKYLMKFGLKFDELSF
- a CDS encoding acyl-CoA dehydrogenase; this encodes MTEPTSLRTTTSPSFDWEDPFLLRDQLTDEERMVTDTAHQFFQKELMPNIVEANRNEVFDRNIMRQMGEMGLLGVTIEGYDCAGMSSVAYGLLAKEVEAVDSGYRSAMSVQSSLVMHPIYEYGTEEQREKFLPKLASGEYVGCFGLTEPDSGSDPASMSTRARKVTGGYEMTGTKMWITNSPIADVFVVWAKDDEGIIRGFILEKGMKGLSAPKISGKFSLRASVTGEIVMDKVFVPEANAFPDIRGLKGPFGCLNKARYGIAWGSMGAAEFCWKAARQYTLDRKQFGRPLAATQLIQLKLANMQTEITLGLQAALRVGRLMDEHNAAPEMISLIKRNNCGKALDIARVARDMHGGNGISDEFHIIRHVMNLEAVNTYEGTHDIHALILGRAQTGIQAFY
- a CDS encoding CaiB/BaiF CoA-transferase family protein, translated to MTTNTVNANSDNSASNNNIDNGALHGIKVLDLSRVLAGPSCTQVLADLGAEVIKVERPHIGDETRHWAPPAFSDETSAYYATINRNKKSLTVDITTPAGQNIIKQLIADSDILVENFKVGGLKKYGLDYASLKQDHPRLIYASLTGFGQTGPDAKLPGYDYIIQGLSGLMSITGPSAGEPHKVGVAVVDLFAGLQLTIGIQAALIARQHSGRGQHVDVALLDSALAMLANVGMNHLASGEVPPRLGNQHPNIVPYQVFAGEGDQHFILACGNDSQFAKLCAILEVSWQRDERFATNPARVKHRKLLCEWLSKKFAQQPRAYWLRTLSQAGVPAGAIHNVAEALAMPQAQAREMVVDFAAQGSPVRALGNPIKLSASPVSYRTPPPRLSEHTDSTLASLGYDSEMIAKLIADGIV
- a CDS encoding RtcB family protein is translated as MQPSNHNVIQEGGTPIRLWTQGVPVEDQAREQLINTSKMPFIYKWMAVMPDVHLGMGATIGSVIPTKEAIIPAAVGVDIGCGMMAVQTTLNANDLPDNLLGLRTELEKAIPHGRTPRGRRDKGSWTNPDDTVMNGWGTLADDFNYLCQKHPRLKNTNNLKHLGTLGTGNHFVEVCLDETNQVWIMLHSGSRGVGNAIGRYFIELAREDMRKWFINLPDKDLAYFAEGTEHFDDYWFAVGWAQRFAFKNREIMMENAIKALRQIITKPFDAKVKAVNCHHNYVEKEEHYGESVFVTRKGAVRARIGEYGIIPGSMGAKSFIVRGKGNEESFCSCSHGAGRVMSRTQAKKQFTVADQIAQTEGVECRKDASVIDEIPAAYKNIDDVMHAQRDLVEIVHTLRQVVCVKG
- a CDS encoding IclR family transcriptional regulator — protein: MSTTAVPALDKTFQILDLITDSGQPLTAAHIARQLDLPRSSTHNILQSLLAKHVIYKDADSRFHLGSYLLYWAGKYEQQQGVIQLFKDLIIQYPVLLQHTVTLSKLDLGEVVFLACHEAPASLGFTFRAGVRVPAVFSATGKAMLSTLSMQTIESIYESKFPSPITQNGVDSFVKLSAELSTINGSRISLDDGQLRDGMYCLGTYIRNASGNATIGMAVSFLQAEYESKRAEVSAALIELAEQIEQRLGFHAAHSA
- a CDS encoding ubiquinone/menaquinone biosynthesis methyltransferase — protein: MNNSADFTPKDDDVFGRIANRYDILCDLFSFGIHRFWKRRVAYIIGNAPWQNLLDVASGTGDIVYRILQQRQFSSATDNLHHIIVSDISVQMLDKAKEKMTNYSANTSFMPLDAENMIQIESASQDVVSISLGLKICDRHKALQEAYRVLKAEGRLVVLEASNIPINWIHKLYLGYMSVVMPLIGWLATGGDSSAYQYLLKGVKDFPSAEVLAQEMKDIGFGEVNFERLSFGIVAIHMARKL
- a CDS encoding NAD-dependent succinate-semialdehyde dehydrogenase, with product MSNTSATTAFNLSDPSLFKQQCLIKDGWYAASDAATIDVTNPFSGDVIGTVPSLTTQDVNDAVSYSHEVQVAWTAKTAQERSTLLQKWADLIDANLEDLAIIMTVEQGKPLSESRGEIGYANSFIRWFAEEGKRVYGDVIPSSKAELRYVILKQPAGVCAAITPWNFPAAMITRKAAPALAAGCTMIIKPATETPFSALAIVALAEQAGIPAGVIQVVTGKSSVIGDILTGDARIHKLSFTGSTEVGRTLMAQCAPTIKKLSLELGGNAPFIVFEDADLDKAADGLIASKYRNAGQTCVCANRVYVQDSIKEKFLDIFIKKVAELKVGNGLDEGVNVGPLINEKALEKVQALLKDALDKGATLITGGSTNNASALSYNPTVISDISSDMDIASEEIFGPIAPIFTFSSEEEVIHAANDTIYGLAAYFYTSDYARAWRVTEGLEYGMVGHNTGMISTEVAPFGGVKQSGFGREGSKYGIEEYVVTKYWCSDIS